One window of the Eucalyptus grandis isolate ANBG69807.140 chromosome 6, ASM1654582v1, whole genome shotgun sequence genome contains the following:
- the LOC104448025 gene encoding MADS-box protein SVP isoform X1, whose amino-acid sequence MAREKIKIKKIDNVTARQVTFSKRRRGLFKKAGELSVLCDAEVAVVIFSATGKLFEYSSSSMKDTLERYTLHHNNLENMDQPSLELQVLSLRSELEHSNNMRLSKEVAEKSHRLRQLRGEDLQGLNIEELQQLEKMLEAGLNRVLVTKEERIRTEITDLETKGAELIEENKMLKQTMTTLTKGKRHIVTEPDVALPEEGVSSESATNVCSCNSGPPLEDDGSDTSLKLGLPF is encoded by the exons ATGGCGAGAGAGAAGATCAAGATCAAGAAGATAGACAATGTGACGGCGAGGCAGGTGACGTTTTCTAAGAGGAGACGAGGGCTTTTCAAGAAAGCCGGAGAGCTGTCGGTCCTGTGCGATGCCGAGGTCGCTGTCGTCATTTTCTCGGCTACCGGCAAGCTCTTTGAGTACTCCAGCTCCAG CATGAAGGACACTCTTGAGAGGTACACCCTCCACCACAATAATCTTGAGAATATGGACCAACCTTCTCTCGAGCTGCAGGTACTCTCTCTCAGATCTGAG CTGGAGCATAGCAATAACATGAGGTTAAGCAAGGAAGTGGCAGAAAAGAGCCATCGACTCAG GCAGTTGAGGGGTGAGGATCTTCAAGGACTGAATATAGAGGAGCTGCAGCAATTGGAGAAGATGCTTGAAGCTGGACTTAACCGTGTGCTGGTGACCAAG GAAGAACGAATTAGGACTGAGATCACTGATCTAGAGACAAAG GGAGCAGAGTTGATTGAAGAAAACAAGATGTTAAAGCAGACA ATGACTACATTGACCAAAGGAAAGCGGCATATTGTCACGGAGCCAGATGTTGCACTTCCGGAGGAAGGGGTGTCATCCGAGTCTGCTACCAATGTGTGCAGCTGCAATTCCGGCCCTCCTTTGGAAGATGATGGCTCTGATACATCCCTCAAACTTGG GCTTCCTTTCTGA
- the LOC104448025 gene encoding MADS-box protein SVP isoform X2, translating to MAREKIKIKKIDNVTARQVTFSKRRRGLFKKAGELSVLCDAEVAVVIFSATGKLFEYSSSSMKDTLERYTLHHNNLENMDQPSLELQLEHSNNMRLSKEVAEKSHRLRQLRGEDLQGLNIEELQQLEKMLEAGLNRVLVTKEERIRTEITDLETKGAELIEENKMLKQTMTTLTKGKRHIVTEPDVALPEEGVSSESATNVCSCNSGPPLEDDGSDTSLKLGLPF from the exons ATGGCGAGAGAGAAGATCAAGATCAAGAAGATAGACAATGTGACGGCGAGGCAGGTGACGTTTTCTAAGAGGAGACGAGGGCTTTTCAAGAAAGCCGGAGAGCTGTCGGTCCTGTGCGATGCCGAGGTCGCTGTCGTCATTTTCTCGGCTACCGGCAAGCTCTTTGAGTACTCCAGCTCCAG CATGAAGGACACTCTTGAGAGGTACACCCTCCACCACAATAATCTTGAGAATATGGACCAACCTTCTCTCGAGCTGCAG CTGGAGCATAGCAATAACATGAGGTTAAGCAAGGAAGTGGCAGAAAAGAGCCATCGACTCAG GCAGTTGAGGGGTGAGGATCTTCAAGGACTGAATATAGAGGAGCTGCAGCAATTGGAGAAGATGCTTGAAGCTGGACTTAACCGTGTGCTGGTGACCAAG GAAGAACGAATTAGGACTGAGATCACTGATCTAGAGACAAAG GGAGCAGAGTTGATTGAAGAAAACAAGATGTTAAAGCAGACA ATGACTACATTGACCAAAGGAAAGCGGCATATTGTCACGGAGCCAGATGTTGCACTTCCGGAGGAAGGGGTGTCATCCGAGTCTGCTACCAATGTGTGCAGCTGCAATTCCGGCCCTCCTTTGGAAGATGATGGCTCTGATACATCCCTCAAACTTGG GCTTCCTTTCTGA